In the Aneurinibacillus soli genome, one interval contains:
- a CDS encoding HlyD family secretion protein, with translation MKPIQKACSIFLCLLPLLGCQPTEQVHVYSGTIEGQERLVQSEAGGILIKTTAEEGQSVKENDILARLDDRDEQLRIKEAKAAVAIVQAKLDESGAGTRPEKINEAFARVEQAHATTGQAVAKQNATAAQLKILQAKKAELSKLLESARSTVVYQQNRLKRAQSLLEAGASSRQEVDTLQEAVNQAQEVVNDLIQQGYTVDAQINQAQQEVEAARAARDSSAAAEKAAQANLDLLRTGDTNYTVQGLLAQKEQTESLLEQMVLQKNKKTITAPESGIIIRQHFHKGEVIKPGATLYTLLQANRLEVVIYVPEAELNRVKLGQTAQIKVDAYPDRTFAGNITKIASKGEFTPKNVQTPEERTKIVFAVTIRLTEGLDQVKPGMPADVTLTENKAGGK, from the coding sequence ATGAAACCTATTCAAAAAGCATGCTCTATCTTTCTTTGCCTACTCCCACTGCTCGGCTGTCAGCCAACTGAACAAGTACATGTCTATAGTGGAACGATCGAAGGACAGGAACGACTCGTACAGAGCGAAGCAGGCGGGATTCTCATCAAAACAACAGCCGAGGAAGGTCAGTCTGTAAAAGAAAACGACATTCTCGCCCGCCTGGATGATCGCGATGAACAACTCCGTATCAAGGAAGCAAAAGCAGCCGTTGCCATCGTCCAGGCAAAGCTGGATGAATCCGGTGCCGGAACGAGACCAGAAAAAATAAACGAAGCGTTCGCCCGAGTGGAACAGGCACATGCCACAACCGGACAAGCAGTCGCTAAACAAAACGCAACCGCTGCACAACTGAAAATCTTGCAAGCAAAAAAAGCGGAACTCAGCAAGCTTCTTGAAAGCGCACGCAGTACCGTTGTCTATCAGCAGAATCGTCTCAAGCGAGCACAGTCACTGCTTGAAGCCGGTGCCTCCTCCCGTCAGGAAGTGGATACATTACAGGAAGCCGTCAATCAGGCACAAGAAGTTGTGAATGACTTGATTCAACAGGGCTATACCGTTGATGCCCAGATCAATCAGGCACAGCAAGAAGTGGAAGCGGCTCGTGCGGCTCGTGATTCCTCTGCAGCAGCAGAAAAAGCAGCCCAGGCAAACCTTGATCTGCTGCGCACCGGAGACACCAACTATACGGTGCAAGGTCTGCTCGCCCAAAAAGAACAGACAGAAAGCTTACTTGAGCAGATGGTACTCCAGAAAAACAAAAAAACAATTACCGCACCCGAGAGCGGGATCATTATTCGCCAACATTTCCATAAAGGAGAAGTCATCAAGCCAGGTGCTACCTTGTATACGTTGCTGCAAGCAAACCGTCTTGAAGTCGTCATCTACGTGCCCGAAGCAGAATTAAACCGGGTCAAGCTCGGTCAGACTGCTCAAATCAAAGTCGATGCCTATCCAGATCGCACGTTTGCCGGTAACATAACCAAAATCGCGAGCAAAGGAGAATTCACGCCGAAAAATGTTCAGACACCGGAGGAACGCACGAAGATCGTATTTGCTGTCACCATCCGGCTTACAGAAGGATTGGATCAGGTAAAACCAGGTATGCCGGCAGATGTTACCCTTACCGAAAACAAGGCAGGTGGTAAGTGA
- a CDS encoding ABC transporter ATP-binding protein encodes MDDTCVISCQNLTKTFGKRTVVDQVSMTVPKGKIVGFLGPNGSGKSTVIRMISGILSPTSGSGQVLGYDILTESETIKHRIGYMSQKFSLYEELSVGENLDFYASIYGLSAAESKERKQELIAMAGLTGREKQAAGSLSGGWKQRLALSCALIHEPELLILDEPTAGVDPVSRRIFWEVIHNLAREGTTVLVSTHYMDEAETCDLIHFIFFGKLLVSGTPHQLKEQHATATLEDVFIQLVESQEKNLLYGEDQSRV; translated from the coding sequence ATGGATGATACATGCGTAATCTCCTGCCAGAACTTGACCAAAACATTCGGCAAACGTACCGTTGTCGATCAAGTATCTATGACCGTACCCAAAGGGAAAATCGTCGGCTTCCTTGGCCCGAACGGCTCTGGCAAATCAACCGTCATTCGCATGATAAGCGGGATTCTTTCTCCTACATCCGGGTCGGGTCAGGTACTCGGCTACGATATTCTTACCGAATCAGAAACCATTAAACACCGAATTGGCTACATGTCGCAAAAATTTAGTCTATATGAAGAATTAAGTGTCGGAGAAAATCTTGATTTTTATGCAAGCATCTACGGGCTGTCTGCTGCCGAATCAAAGGAGCGCAAGCAGGAACTCATTGCAATGGCCGGGTTAACCGGTCGGGAAAAACAGGCAGCTGGCTCACTATCCGGCGGCTGGAAGCAACGATTAGCCCTTTCCTGCGCCTTGATTCATGAGCCAGAACTGCTCATTCTCGATGAGCCAACCGCAGGCGTTGATCCAGTCTCCCGCCGGATTTTCTGGGAAGTCATCCACAACCTTGCCCGCGAAGGTACCACCGTTCTTGTAAGTACACATTATATGGATGAAGCAGAAACATGCGATTTAATTCATTTTATTTTTTTCGGGAAACTGCTCGTATCCGGTACTCCTCATCAATTGAAAGAACAGCATGCGACTGCCACACTCGAAGATGTATTCATCCAACTGGTAGAATCACAGGAGAAAAATTTACTGTACGGGGAGGATCAGTCCCGTGTCTAG
- a CDS encoding ABC transporter permease, which translates to MSRSHSERFSLLRFKAIVRKEILQIRRDRASMVIAIMMPLMMLLIFGYAVNTDVDHLPTAVWDQAKSKDSRVLLQNFTNTLYFDTVYTVESYKEMQALMDTNKIKVGIVIPADYSYRLDMGQKTSIQVVLDGSDPGAARTALANAQMIVQNRALDLQQDTLAAQGMGKIEPLITAETRVLYNPDMKSRVFNIPALIGLIMQNVTVILTAFSLVREKERGTLEQLMVTPIRSAELIIGKLVPYVFIGLFSFSIVLITGVAWFSVPVKGSILLLILLSLLFLITSLAIGILISTVSKTQMQAMQLSFATILPAVLLSGFMFPLETMPTVLQLFSAVIPLTYFMDILRGIFLKAVTIQELWHQTAMLAGFATLFCFLAIIKFRKKID; encoded by the coding sequence GTGTCTAGATCACATAGTGAACGGTTTAGCCTGCTTCGCTTCAAAGCGATCGTACGGAAAGAAATTCTACAAATCCGCAGAGACCGAGCAAGTATGGTTATTGCTATCATGATGCCACTTATGATGCTACTTATTTTTGGCTATGCCGTGAATACGGATGTCGACCACTTGCCAACCGCTGTCTGGGATCAGGCCAAGTCAAAAGACAGCCGGGTACTGTTACAAAATTTCACTAATACGCTTTATTTTGATACCGTATATACCGTAGAAAGCTATAAAGAAATGCAAGCTCTTATGGACACAAATAAAATAAAAGTCGGCATCGTCATTCCAGCTGATTACAGCTATCGACTTGATATGGGACAAAAGACGTCTATTCAGGTCGTATTAGATGGCAGTGACCCAGGAGCAGCGCGCACCGCACTTGCCAACGCGCAAATGATTGTTCAGAATCGAGCACTCGATTTGCAGCAGGATACACTTGCTGCACAGGGAATGGGAAAGATTGAGCCTTTGATTACAGCCGAAACCCGTGTTCTATACAATCCGGATATGAAAAGCAGGGTGTTTAATATCCCGGCGCTCATCGGGCTCATTATGCAGAATGTCACGGTTATCCTGACGGCATTTTCCCTTGTACGCGAGAAAGAACGAGGAACACTCGAACAACTCATGGTTACCCCCATTCGCTCCGCTGAACTAATCATTGGGAAGCTCGTGCCGTATGTCTTTATCGGCCTGTTCTCATTTAGCATCGTACTCATTACCGGCGTAGCCTGGTTTAGCGTTCCGGTGAAAGGAAGTATACTGCTTCTGATCCTGTTAAGTTTGTTGTTTCTTATTACGTCACTCGCGATCGGCATTTTAATATCTACGGTCTCCAAAACACAAATGCAAGCGATGCAGCTTTCGTTTGCAACCATTTTGCCAGCTGTATTATTGTCAGGCTTCATGTTCCCACTTGAGACAATGCCTACTGTGCTACAATTGTTTAGTGCAGTCATTCCACTTACTTATTTTATGGATATTTTACGTGGGATTTTCCTGAAAGCAGTCACGATACAGGAGTTGTGGCATCAGACCGCTATGCTGGCAGGATTTGCTACTTTATTTTGCTTCCTTGCGATTATCAAATTCCGCAAGAAAATTGATTAA
- a CDS encoding TetR/AcrR family transcriptional regulator, translating into MDKIPSPLFDEAIKNMLDSLKDEEEMTDKQRRILESAIKIFAEKGFHGSSTSEIARDAEVAEGTIFRHFKTKKDLLYALIAPMMIKFASPLLLKDVQRIIQEDLAADETLHRLYKNRLDIIEANWPRMRIIVQEAWFHPEIMDALIQNITWQGRSLGDSFVRARIESGEFRDLPVHAITRAVFSTLFGYVLFSHMFTSSTESMNTEDDIRLAVDILLNGIRNR; encoded by the coding sequence ATGGATAAAATTCCTTCCCCCCTATTTGATGAAGCGATCAAAAATATGCTTGATTCCTTAAAAGATGAAGAAGAGATGACGGACAAACAGCGTCGCATTCTCGAATCTGCGATCAAAATCTTTGCCGAAAAAGGGTTCCATGGCAGCTCAACAAGCGAAATTGCCCGGGATGCCGAGGTCGCAGAGGGCACCATTTTCCGCCATTTTAAAACAAAAAAAGACTTACTGTATGCCCTTATTGCACCGATGATGATCAAATTCGCCTCCCCGCTTCTGCTTAAAGACGTACAGCGCATCATCCAGGAGGATCTGGCCGCTGATGAAACGCTTCACAGGCTATACAAGAATCGGCTAGATATAATCGAAGCCAATTGGCCGCGCATGCGAATCATTGTGCAGGAAGCATGGTTTCACCCGGAAATTATGGACGCGCTGATCCAGAACATTACGTGGCAGGGGCGTAGTCTGGGAGATTCCTTCGTCCGAGCACGCATTGAATCTGGTGAATTCCGTGATCTTCCCGTTCATGCGATAACACGCGCTGTCTTTTCCACATTGTTCGGCTACGTGTTGTTCAGCCACATGTTCACGAGTAGTACCGAGTCAATGAACACGGAAGACGACATTCGCCTAGCCGTTGATATTTTATTGAACGGCATTCGCAACCGATAA
- a CDS encoding pseudouridine synthase, protein MRLDKLLANMGYGSRKEIKKICRTGMVTVDGKPAKDSSMHVDPDVQVVEIEGERVIYREFVYIMMNKPDGVISATEDMLEETVVDLLDEYYYNFEVFPVGRLDKDTEGLLVLTNDGKLAHELLSPKKHVPKRYYAQVRGVVTEKDGEAFKRGVVLDDGYHTMPAELTILESGDVSEIELVIYEGKYHQVKRMFEAVGKKVVYLKRLAMGELELDPELEPGEYRELTEEELLLLRPSAASKDVE, encoded by the coding sequence ATGAGGCTGGATAAGCTGCTTGCGAACATGGGATACGGTTCGCGCAAGGAAATTAAGAAAATATGCAGAACCGGAATGGTAACCGTAGATGGAAAACCGGCAAAAGACAGCAGCATGCATGTAGACCCGGATGTACAGGTGGTAGAGATCGAAGGAGAGCGTGTGATCTATCGCGAGTTTGTCTATATTATGATGAATAAGCCGGACGGCGTAATCTCGGCTACGGAAGACATGCTGGAAGAAACGGTTGTTGATCTGCTGGACGAGTATTACTACAACTTCGAAGTATTTCCGGTCGGACGTCTGGATAAAGATACGGAAGGGTTGCTTGTGCTGACAAACGATGGGAAGCTTGCCCATGAATTGTTGTCTCCGAAAAAGCACGTGCCAAAGCGATATTATGCACAAGTTCGTGGTGTGGTAACGGAAAAAGACGGAGAGGCATTCAAGCGAGGAGTTGTACTCGATGATGGCTATCATACGATGCCAGCTGAATTAACCATTTTGGAATCAGGAGACGTATCGGAGATTGAGCTTGTAATCTATGAAGGCAAATATCATCAAGTGAAGCGTATGTTTGAAGCGGTGGGCAAGAAGGTTGTGTACTTAAAGCGTCTAGCGATGGGAGAACTCGAACTTGACCCGGAGCTTGAGCCTGGTGAGTATCGTGAATTGACAGAGGAGGAGCTTCTTCTGCTTCGTCCATCGGCTGCTTCAAAAGATGTAGAATAA
- a CDS encoding transglycosylase domain-containing protein, protein MDKNKATQPARRKKRRAKRKPWLLVFLMTGLFMTLSIAGCSALYVAGNQMIDEKKLDLMETSTVYAADGKTLIAKLAPSENREKVSFDKIPKHVVDAFVATEDNRFYEHNGIDPVGIGRAIFKDIVTGSKAEGASTITQQLARNVFLSKDKTFMRKTKEMMIAMNLERKYSKTQIMEMYLNVIYAGKGVFGVQTASKYYFGKDVSQLSLEEGAMLAALPKAPNSYSPVDHPDAALKRRNLVLGLMEKNGYITEQQMKEAQQKPLNVIKTEKKKTDVAYQAYLDYLVEEAENDLGISGEELYQGGYKIITYMDKDAQKAMFDEYQKEENFPHDASDGKKVQSAMVIMETKTGGITAMVGGRDYAPKGTNRAKLHFQPGSTIKPLVDYTPALEKGWTPNSTVRDDRVTYRKYGGWTPRNFPGEGYAGGITMERALVDSRNAAAVWTLNEVGLDKGVSYLKKFGITPEPTEENNLSLALGGMEKGTSPIQMAQAYATFANNGNRPTGHVIKEIRSKDDAIIMKEHAETTPVVKPKSAYYMTEMLQSVVNSGTGRAAAFGYPLAGKTGTQQYDGASGANRFAWFVGYTPDYVGAVYMGFDTTDKTHYLKTTGGGYPAKLFSRVMEKAMKDKERKDFGRPEGLTQDPAPQVTAPSASGLSAVVAEGNGNKFVKITWSGGGNNIKYRLYQFLGSPSEKQLIADTSATSFTAPFDPNQLYTYVVVPYNADTGEEGGMSNMANTAIPDTPVSDNSQNQKQPADSNSQPQKPADSNQQNSNQQIPTAPNPDGTQPQPDQQNPGTTGAGDTNQQPGATQTNPEQQPAKGKKDKTEGQGNGHNQQAPTGVNP, encoded by the coding sequence ATGGATAAAAATAAAGCAACACAACCGGCGAGACGGAAAAAGCGGAGAGCAAAACGTAAACCGTGGCTGCTTGTTTTCCTGATGACGGGCTTGTTTATGACGTTGAGCATTGCAGGATGCTCCGCTCTGTATGTAGCGGGCAACCAGATGATTGACGAGAAGAAGCTTGATCTGATGGAGACATCCACCGTATACGCCGCAGATGGCAAGACATTGATTGCCAAGCTTGCACCGTCGGAAAACCGAGAGAAAGTCTCATTTGATAAAATTCCGAAACACGTCGTAGATGCTTTTGTCGCAACAGAGGACAATCGGTTTTATGAACATAACGGAATTGACCCGGTCGGGATCGGACGCGCTATTTTTAAAGACATTGTAACGGGAAGCAAAGCGGAAGGTGCAAGTACGATTACTCAGCAGCTCGCCCGTAACGTATTTTTGTCTAAAGACAAAACATTCATGCGCAAAACGAAAGAAATGATGATTGCGATGAACCTTGAGCGTAAATATTCAAAAACACAGATCATGGAGATGTATTTGAACGTCATCTATGCAGGGAAAGGTGTATTCGGGGTGCAGACTGCATCCAAATATTACTTTGGAAAAGATGTTAGTCAGCTGTCACTTGAGGAAGGGGCCATGCTGGCCGCTTTGCCGAAAGCACCGAACTCGTATTCACCGGTTGATCATCCGGATGCTGCACTGAAGCGTCGTAATCTGGTGCTTGGTTTGATGGAGAAAAACGGATACATCACCGAGCAACAAATGAAAGAAGCGCAGCAGAAGCCATTGAATGTTATCAAAACAGAAAAGAAAAAAACAGACGTGGCGTATCAGGCATATCTGGATTACCTTGTGGAAGAAGCGGAAAACGATCTTGGTATTAGCGGAGAAGAACTGTACCAAGGTGGATACAAAATCATTACGTATATGGATAAGGATGCCCAAAAGGCGATGTTTGATGAGTATCAAAAAGAGGAAAACTTCCCGCACGATGCTTCAGACGGCAAAAAAGTGCAGTCTGCGATGGTCATCATGGAAACGAAAACCGGCGGTATTACAGCAATGGTCGGTGGACGGGACTACGCGCCTAAAGGCACAAACCGCGCGAAGCTTCACTTCCAACCAGGTTCTACCATTAAGCCGCTCGTTGACTATACGCCAGCGCTCGAAAAAGGGTGGACACCTAATTCAACGGTGCGTGATGATCGTGTGACGTACAGAAAGTATGGTGGCTGGACGCCACGTAACTTCCCGGGAGAAGGATACGCAGGTGGCATTACGATGGAGAGGGCGCTTGTGGACTCTCGTAATGCCGCTGCCGTATGGACGTTGAATGAAGTGGGTCTGGACAAAGGTGTGAGCTATTTGAAGAAATTCGGTATTACACCAGAGCCGACCGAAGAGAACAACTTGTCTTTAGCGCTTGGTGGTATGGAAAAAGGAACAAGTCCGATCCAGATGGCACAGGCGTATGCGACATTTGCTAATAATGGGAATCGTCCGACTGGTCATGTGATTAAGGAGATCAGATCGAAAGACGATGCGATTATCATGAAAGAGCATGCAGAAACAACACCAGTCGTTAAGCCGAAGAGCGCGTACTATATGACTGAAATGTTGCAGAGTGTAGTCAACAGTGGTACTGGACGTGCCGCAGCATTCGGGTACCCGCTTGCTGGTAAAACCGGAACCCAGCAGTATGACGGGGCAAGTGGAGCCAATCGATTTGCCTGGTTTGTTGGCTATACGCCAGACTATGTAGGTGCGGTATATATGGGTTTTGATACAACGGACAAAACTCACTATTTAAAAACAACCGGGGGTGGATACCCGGCGAAGCTGTTCAGTCGTGTCATGGAGAAAGCGATGAAAGACAAGGAGCGCAAAGACTTTGGGCGTCCAGAAGGGCTTACACAGGACCCGGCGCCGCAGGTTACAGCTCCGTCCGCATCTGGTCTATCTGCTGTTGTAGCAGAGGGAAATGGAAACAAGTTCGTAAAGATCACATGGAGTGGTGGCGGGAATAATATTAAGTATCGCCTGTATCAATTCCTGGGCTCTCCGTCTGAGAAGCAGCTGATTGCGGACACATCAGCTACAAGTTTTACAGCACCTTTTGATCCAAATCAGTTATACACATATGTGGTTGTGCCATATAATGCGGATACAGGGGAAGAAGGCGGCATGTCGAATATGGCCAACACGGCGATACCGGATACCCCGGTTTCAGATAATTCGCAGAATCAGAAGCAGCCGGCAGACTCGAATAGCCAACCGCAAAAGCCTGCTGATTCGAATCAGCAGAATTCGAATCAACAGATCCCGACTGCTCCGAATCCGGATGGTACGCAGCCGCAGCCTGATCAGCAGAATCCGGGTACTACGGGGGCGGGTGATACGAATCAGCAGCCAGGAGCAACCCAGACGAATCCGGAACAGCAGCCGGCAAAAGGAAAAAAGGACAAAACAGAAGGACAGGGGAATGGCCACAATCAGCAAGCTCCTACAGGAGTAAATCCGTAA
- a CDS encoding YqgQ family protein, whose amino-acid sequence MDQITTVLDVKALLRRFGIVIYMGSPLADYEMWEDELRELYMEKLITVEEFRQSMAVIQRAKIPYLGT is encoded by the coding sequence GTGGATCAAATTACCACCGTTCTGGATGTGAAGGCGCTGTTGCGTCGTTTCGGGATTGTCATCTATATGGGCAGCCCGCTTGCCGATTATGAGATGTGGGAAGATGAGTTGCGTGAGCTATACATGGAGAAGTTGATCACGGTGGAAGAGTTCCGCCAGTCGATGGCGGTTATCCAGCGGGCGAAAATTCCCTACCTCGGAACGTAA
- the queF gene encoding preQ(1) synthase: MSTVEHNHEKYNKIRFDTQDETAILVDILETIPYEYAGKKTEIVIPTNEFTSVCPWSGLPDFADIQIAFVPNEKLVEMKSLKFYLTSYRNVGIYQEHATNRILNDLVALCDPLYMKITALWNARGGLGTEVVVEYRKEGYEG; the protein is encoded by the coding sequence ATGAGCACAGTAGAACATAACCATGAAAAATATAACAAAATTCGGTTTGATACACAGGATGAGACAGCGATTCTCGTCGATATTCTGGAGACGATTCCTTACGAGTATGCAGGCAAAAAGACAGAGATCGTAATTCCGACGAATGAATTTACGTCGGTTTGCCCGTGGTCGGGCCTGCCAGATTTTGCTGATATTCAGATTGCATTTGTGCCAAATGAGAAGCTGGTTGAGATGAAGTCCCTCAAATTTTATCTGACATCGTACCGCAATGTCGGCATTTATCAGGAACATGCGACCAATCGTATTCTAAATGACTTGGTAGCGCTGTGCGATCCATTGTATATGAAGATTACGGCGTTGTGGAATGCCCGTGGTGGACTTGGCACAGAAGTTGTTGTAGAATACCGGAAAGAAGGATACGAAGGGTAG
- the queC gene encoding 7-cyano-7-deazaguanine synthase QueC, which produces MDTAKKAVVVLSGGLDSTTCMGIARDAGYVLHALTFDYGQRHSREIEQAKRIAHHFEVADHRIVKMDFLSQIGGSALTDRSIAVPTEAGTHEESGEIPATYVPARNLIFLSLAAAYAEVVGAEVIYIGVSAVDYSGYPDCRPEFIASMSETIRLATKAGATGTNLRIEAPLSHLSKKETVELGLRLGVPYELSTSCYQGEEVACGVCDSCRLRLQGFREAGAVDPIAYHNRG; this is translated from the coding sequence ATGGATACAGCAAAAAAAGCAGTCGTCGTATTGAGCGGAGGCCTCGATAGCACAACATGCATGGGGATTGCCCGAGATGCGGGGTATGTACTTCATGCGCTTACGTTTGACTATGGCCAGCGACATAGCCGTGAGATTGAGCAGGCCAAAAGAATTGCCCACCACTTTGAAGTGGCCGATCATCGAATTGTAAAGATGGATTTCTTAAGCCAGATCGGTGGCAGTGCGCTGACAGACCGTTCGATTGCCGTGCCAACTGAAGCGGGAACCCATGAGGAGTCGGGAGAGATTCCAGCCACATACGTCCCGGCACGCAACTTGATTTTTCTATCGCTTGCTGCAGCCTATGCGGAAGTTGTAGGAGCAGAGGTTATCTATATTGGAGTGAGCGCGGTTGATTATAGTGGGTACCCGGACTGCCGCCCGGAATTCATTGCTTCCATGAGCGAGACGATCCGACTGGCGACGAAAGCAGGGGCAACAGGCACGAATCTACGCATTGAAGCGCCGCTTTCGCACTTGTCTAAGAAAGAAACCGTTGAGCTTGGCTTACGCCTTGGTGTGCCGTATGAACTAAGCACGTCTTGCTATCAGGGAGAAGAGGTAGCGTGTGGCGTATGCGATAGCTGTCGCTTGCGTTTGCAAGGATTTAGAGAGGCTGGAGCGGTAGATCCGATTGCCTACCACAACAGAGGATAG
- a CDS encoding 7-carboxy-7-deazaguanine synthase QueE, whose product MTDSAISFPDTWELPFVEVFETVEGEGMMAGYPTTFVRVFHCNLRCTWCDTPYSYAPAQPEFVASIKEIVARVQEYGHGVICLTGGEPLMHGEKSQALLYHLARQPYVRDVHVETNGAIDLEPFVRLRQEMRESGTPIRFIMDYKLPDSGETARMHLPNMALLAERDELKFVVASEEDFSHALTVLTDYPTEAVVSFSPVWESMPPARLVELLLVHRPNEGRARLSLQLHKIIWDPQQRGV is encoded by the coding sequence ATGACCGATAGTGCGATAAGCTTCCCTGATACATGGGAGCTGCCGTTTGTGGAAGTGTTTGAGACAGTGGAGGGCGAAGGAATGATGGCGGGCTATCCGACGACATTCGTCCGCGTCTTTCACTGTAATTTGCGCTGTACGTGGTGCGACACGCCGTACAGCTACGCTCCTGCGCAACCAGAATTTGTGGCAAGCATTAAGGAGATTGTAGCGCGTGTACAGGAATACGGACACGGTGTTATCTGTTTGACAGGCGGAGAGCCGTTGATGCATGGCGAGAAGTCGCAGGCGCTATTGTACCATCTTGCCAGGCAGCCGTACGTTCGTGACGTGCATGTAGAGACGAATGGCGCGATTGATCTGGAACCATTTGTACGCTTACGTCAAGAGATGAGAGAGTCAGGTACGCCGATTCGCTTCATTATGGATTATAAGCTGCCTGACAGCGGAGAGACGGCCCGTATGCATCTCCCAAACATGGCACTGCTTGCAGAACGTGATGAGTTGAAGTTTGTTGTAGCGAGTGAAGAAGACTTCAGTCATGCGCTGACTGTGCTTACCGATTATCCCACCGAAGCGGTTGTATCATTCAGCCCGGTATGGGAATCGATGCCGCCAGCACGCCTGGTGGAGCTGCTTCTTGTGCACCGCCCGAATGAAGGCCGGGCGCGGTTGAGTCTACAATTGCACAAAATCATCTGGGACCCGCAGCAGCGTGGTGTATAG
- the queD gene encoding 6-carboxytetrahydropterin synthase QueD has translation MSGYEIPQKVQRLYEDIQPSDLRYHTRRVALTKEFTFDSAHHLHLYEGKCKSMHGHTYKLVMTLSGYVNEIGICVDFSDMKRIYEETIKQRLDHRYLNDVMPLMNTTAENMIVWIWEQLDRRLIEEGLTEKGTRLEELVLYETPTSYATLKREWMQDDR, from the coding sequence ATGTCCGGTTATGAGATTCCACAAAAAGTCCAGCGCCTGTATGAAGACATTCAGCCCTCAGATCTTCGGTATCATACCCGCCGCGTGGCACTGACGAAAGAATTCACATTTGATTCCGCCCATCATCTTCACCTATATGAAGGTAAATGCAAGAGCATGCATGGACACACGTATAAGCTTGTGATGACGTTGAGCGGATATGTGAACGAGATTGGCATCTGTGTTGATTTTTCTGATATGAAGCGTATATACGAAGAAACGATTAAGCAGCGCCTGGATCATCGTTATTTAAATGATGTCATGCCGTTGATGAATACGACGGCGGAAAATATGATTGTCTGGATCTGGGAACAACTAGATCGCCGCCTTATAGAAGAAGGGCTTACAGAGAAAGGCACACGCCTTGAAGAATTGGTGCTATATGAGACGCCGACCAGCTATGCTACACTCAAACGGGAGTGGATGCAAGATGACCGATAG
- a CDS encoding inositol monophosphatase family protein has protein sequence MQTSNQTQEWGAFAKQCAQDAGELIERMLAGPLEVMYKSSASDLVTSVDRAVEQLITDAILQAYPDHGILGEEGIVTCNPAEFDTVWIIDPIDGTTNFVHQQLNYCVSIAVCHQGVCELGVVYDPTRNELFYAERGVGAFLNEARLAPPRTIKMHEMIFSTSLFWNRRAMQSGLSERAQRLAQRVRGTRVYGVAALELAYVAAGRLDAYLSLGLNPWDYAAGRLLIEEAGSIITQIDGTDIPFAARSSILAVNPYLYKSVLEFLETRPV, from the coding sequence GTGCAAACAAGCAACCAAACACAAGAATGGGGAGCGTTCGCAAAGCAGTGTGCACAGGACGCAGGCGAGCTGATTGAACGCATGCTGGCGGGGCCCCTTGAAGTGATGTATAAATCATCGGCATCTGACCTCGTGACAAGTGTGGATCGGGCAGTTGAACAACTCATAACCGATGCAATTCTACAAGCCTATCCGGATCACGGAATTCTTGGGGAAGAAGGGATTGTCACCTGCAACCCGGCCGAATTTGATACCGTATGGATCATTGATCCGATTGATGGAACAACGAATTTTGTACACCAGCAGCTCAACTATTGTGTATCCATTGCCGTATGCCATCAGGGAGTCTGCGAGCTTGGTGTCGTCTATGATCCGACGCGCAATGAGTTGTTCTATGCAGAACGTGGTGTGGGCGCCTTTCTCAACGAGGCAAGACTTGCGCCCCCGCGTACAATCAAAATGCATGAGATGATATTCTCCACGAGCTTGTTCTGGAACCGACGTGCCATGCAGAGCGGGTTATCGGAACGAGCACAGCGGCTAGCACAGCGGGTGCGCGGCACTCGTGTGTACGGCGTGGCTGCTCTGGAGCTAGCATACGTGGCAGCAGGAAGACTGGATGCCTATCTCAGCCTTGGCTTGAATCCATGGGATTATGCGGCCGGGCGCTTACTTATCGAAGAAGCGGGATCAATCATTACACAGATTGACGGCACAGACATCCCATTCGCTGCCCGAAGCAGTATTCTGGCGGTGAATCCGTATTTGTATAAATCTGTACTTGAATTTTTGGAAACCCGCCCTGTATAA